A single window of Salvia splendens isolate huo1 chromosome 6, SspV2, whole genome shotgun sequence DNA harbors:
- the LOC121809863 gene encoding calcium uniporter protein 2, mitochondrial: MAFNRMIPQRLFAVSRMTNTALTNCRTSLPRTAVKSAALSHQTSPAPDPGDDGIFRRYLHRQSATSAARFLPTGGKLLEKLREMDISRERIRLDGLRPPQTTEESREDCMTVMDARKILRLSQLETVKSKLRQMDKDCVSHPEFLEICAKACSSPELGHEFAKILDESGSVIVIGSVVFLRPEQVVKAIQGLMPLAPKPDDPRMKELEELEKQKAVIDRKAELYVRRELWVGLGYLVVQTAAFMRLTFWELSWDVMEPICFYVTSMYFMGGYAFFLRTSKEPSFEGFFQSRFGAKQKRLFKSLNFNVERYDELKKACDPQSTETAAALSFATPTHRG; the protein is encoded by the exons ATGGCGTTCAACAGAATGATCCCTCAGCGCCTCTTCGCTGTGTCGAGGATGACGAACACGGCGCTCACCAATTGCCGCACTTCCTTACCTCGCACCGCCGTTAAATCGGCTGCTCTGAGTCATCAGACGTCTCCCGCCCCCGATCCCGGAGATGACGGTATATTCCGGCGATATCTCCACCGCCAATCGGCGACTTCGGCGGCACGGTTCCTCCCGACCGGCGGGAAGCTTCTGGAGAAGCTCCGCGAGATGGACATTTCCAGAGAAAGGATCAGGCTCGACGGCCTCCGCCCGCCGCAGACGACGGAGGAGTCGCGGGAGGATTGTATGACGGTGATGGACGCGAGGAAGATTCTCAGGCTGTCGCAGCTTGAAACGGTGAAGTCGAAATTGAGGCAGATGGACAAGGATTGCGTGTCGCATCCGGAATTTCTGGAGATTTGTGCCAAGGCGTGCTCGAGTCCGGAATTAGGACACGAATTCGCGAAAATACTCGATGAATCTGGGAGCGTGATTGTCATCGGAAGCGTCGTGTTCCTCAGGCCTGAGCAG GTGGTCAAAGCAATCCAAGGACTAATGCCTCTAGCCCCAAAACCGGACGATCCAAGAATGAAGGAGCTGGAAGAACTGGAGAAGCAGAAGGCAGTGATCGATAGGAAAGCAGAGTTGTATGTTCGTAGGGAGCTCTGGGTCGGGTTAGGCTACCTTGTTGTTCAGACAGCGGCCTTCATGCGCCTAACGTTCTGGGAACTGTCGTGGGATGTGATGGAGCCAATCTGTTTCTATGTGACGTCGATGTATTTCATGGGAGGGTATGCCTTCTTCCTGAGAACGTCGAAAGAGCCCTCATTCGAGGGGTTCTTCCAGAGCAGGTTTGGCGCCAAGCAGAAACGCCTCTTCAAGTCGCTGAATTTTAATGTGGAGAGGTATGATGAGCTGAAGAAAGCTTGTGATCCGCAGTCCACGGAAACGGCTGCAGCCCTTTCCTTTGCGACTCCAACCCataggggttga